From a single Desulfovibrionales bacterium genomic region:
- a CDS encoding efflux transporter outer membrane subunit, translating into MNFPSCSIAGKAKKMSILGIGHVLIGLVFMISLVSCMVGPNYRPPEPEMPANWSESDKTRVSDSLMEATQWWTIFNDPELNSLIDRAIRSNTDLRLAEARIQGARAARRVVAGAEYPGVDATADYSHSRQSQNTGNSTSAPVEHDLYQAGFDAGWEIDIFGGVRRAVEAADAEVGASEENRRDVLVTLLAEVARNYLEVRGNQHRLAIARQNIQAQRQVVELTHGRFEAGIGSALDIAQAEGQLANTEAREPALESSIRQAIHRLGVLLGQEPGALLAELLKEAPIPTTPPEVPVGLPSQLLLRRPDIRRAERELASATARIGVATADLFPRFSLTGLAGFQSTNLTDLFGSGSGYWVLGPTVRWPIFNAGRIRANIEVQNALQEQALIRYEKTILNSLEEVENALVAYSKEQLSRRALAEAVDSSRKAADIANELYTKGLVNFLNVLDSERSLYQSEDQLAQSDQRIATDLIALFKSLGGGWEIPR; encoded by the coding sequence ATGAATTTTCCGTCCTGCTCCATTGCCGGTAAGGCCAAAAAGATGTCCATCTTGGGAATAGGTCATGTCTTAATTGGCCTGGTATTCATGATAAGTCTCGTGAGCTGCATGGTCGGTCCAAATTATCGCCCTCCAGAGCCTGAAATGCCCGCCAATTGGAGTGAGTCGGATAAAACCCGGGTTTCTGACTCGCTCATGGAAGCTACACAGTGGTGGACCATATTCAATGACCCCGAACTTAATTCCCTTATTGACCGGGCAATTCGGTCGAATACGGATTTGCGGCTCGCTGAGGCCCGGATCCAGGGGGCGCGTGCTGCTCGCAGAGTCGTAGCCGGCGCGGAATACCCCGGAGTCGATGCCACTGCGGATTATTCACACAGTCGGCAGAGTCAGAATACTGGAAATTCTACCAGTGCACCGGTTGAGCACGACCTTTACCAGGCGGGCTTCGATGCCGGTTGGGAGATCGATATTTTTGGCGGCGTGCGGCGCGCAGTCGAAGCGGCAGATGCCGAAGTCGGCGCTTCAGAGGAAAACCGCCGTGACGTGCTGGTTACGTTGCTTGCCGAAGTCGCCAGAAACTATCTGGAGGTGCGTGGCAATCAGCACCGTCTGGCTATAGCCAGGCAAAATATCCAGGCACAACGTCAGGTAGTCGAGCTGACGCATGGACGCTTTGAAGCCGGTATAGGAAGTGCTCTGGATATTGCGCAGGCCGAAGGGCAACTGGCAAATACGGAGGCGCGTGAACCGGCCTTAGAAAGCTCTATAAGGCAAGCCATCCACCGTCTGGGAGTGCTGCTTGGGCAGGAACCCGGTGCGCTGTTGGCAGAGCTTTTAAAAGAGGCTCCCATTCCAACGACTCCACCAGAGGTGCCAGTCGGTCTGCCTTCGCAGCTGCTTCTCCGCCGCCCTGATATTAGGCGGGCGGAGCGGGAATTGGCGTCTGCAACTGCCCGTATCGGAGTTGCCACTGCCGATCTCTTCCCGCGATTCTCTCTTACGGGCCTGGCGGGCTTCCAAAGCACAAATCTTACTGATCTCTTCGGTTCTGGAAGCGGCTACTGGGTTTTGGGACCGACTGTAAGGTGGCCTATCTTTAATGCCGGCCGGATACGCGCCAACATCGAGGTCCAGAATGCACTTCAAGAACAGGCTCTAATTCGATATGAGAAGACCATCCTCAACTCGCTTGAGGAGGTAGAGAACGCACTTGTGGCATACTCAAAAGAGCAATTGAGCCGCCGTGCCCTGGCCGAAGCAGTTGATTCTAGCCGCAAAGCTGCCGATATTGCCAACGAGCTTTACACAAAGGGTCTGGTAAATTTCCTGAACGTACTCGATAGCGAACGATCATTGTACCAGTCGGAAGATCAGCTTGCACAAAGTGATCAACGAATTGCAACAGACCTGATAGCACTCTTTAAGTCTCTCGGCGGGGGATGGGAAATACCAAGGTGA
- a CDS encoding site-2 protease family protein: MTLKLKPKGSSIAVNILLFLLTVISTTVAGALQQGVSLAALLKDWTLLTKGIPFSFTLLAILITHEMSHYFVSRYHGVQVTLPFFIPAPSVIGTFGAFIRIKSPMENRRALLDIGLSGPLGGAVVAIPVLYIGLKMSTIQVMPKPTGVELGSSILLDQMVRLALGKLPDYYQVVLHPVAFAGWIGLLVTSLNLIPVGQLDGGHIAYAILGEKSKRLAIGCFIALIILGLVGWSGWFIWAGLLYVMGWQHPPPLNPAIPLDTKRKWLGVLALILFVVTFTPTPFSGF, from the coding sequence GTGACGCTAAAGCTTAAGCCTAAGGGTTCATCCATCGCAGTCAACATACTTCTCTTTTTGCTGACGGTCATTTCAACCACGGTGGCCGGGGCCCTCCAGCAGGGAGTCTCCTTAGCCGCCCTGCTTAAAGACTGGACCCTGTTAACCAAAGGAATTCCCTTTTCCTTTACCCTCCTGGCCATACTCATAACCCACGAGATGAGTCACTATTTCGTCTCCCGATACCACGGCGTACAGGTTACCCTGCCTTTTTTCATCCCTGCCCCATCGGTAATCGGCACCTTCGGGGCCTTTATCCGGATAAAATCACCCATGGAAAACCGAAGGGCGCTCCTGGATATCGGCCTCTCCGGACCACTGGGAGGAGCCGTCGTAGCCATCCCGGTGCTCTATATCGGGCTTAAGATGTCCACTATCCAGGTAATGCCTAAACCCACCGGCGTGGAACTTGGTTCTTCCATCCTCCTTGACCAGATGGTCCGGCTCGCGCTGGGCAAGCTGCCTGACTATTATCAGGTCGTTCTCCACCCGGTAGCCTTTGCCGGCTGGATCGGGCTCTTGGTGACCTCTCTTAACCTCATCCCCGTCGGCCAACTCGACGGCGGACATATCGCCTACGCCATCCTGGGAGAAAAATCAAAGAGGCTCGCCATTGGCTGTTTTATTGCCCTTATAATTCTTGGCCTGGTGGGCTGGTCCGGCTGGTTTATATGGGCGGGGCTGCTCTACGTTATGGGCTGGCAGCATCCCCCGCCGCTTAATCCCGCCATTCCACTGGACACAAAACGAAAGTGGCTTGGGGTACTGGCCTTGATCCTTTTTGTGGTGACCTTTACTCCGACACCGTTCAGCGGGTTTTAA
- a CDS encoding type II toxin-antitoxin system RelE/ParE family toxin, with protein MAGYNIFLRHSVAKDLDGIPKKDLRRIIDRIRSLVHDPRPSGCEKLSGQERYRIRQGRYRIVYSIQDNNLTIWIVKV; from the coding sequence ATGGCCGGATATAACATTTTTCTGCGGCATTCCGTCGCGAAAGACCTTGACGGCATTCCAAAGAAAGACCTCAGGCGCATAATTGACCGTATCCGGTCACTTGTTCATGACCCAAGGCCCTCCGGCTGCGAGAAGCTTTCCGGGCAGGAACGATACCGGATTCGGCAAGGAAGATATCGTATTGTTTACTCCATCCAGGACAATAATCTTACTATTTGGATTGTGAAAGTGTGA
- a CDS encoding CerR family C-terminal domain-containing protein: MNKIAERSLDTRSRLLQAAGEVFASHGFRAATVREISRRADANIAAVNYHFGNKKRLYSAVLHHTLRSAIEKYPPDFGLDENSTPEQRLHAFIRSLLFRLLDKGRPAWHGRLMAREIAEPTSALDQLVVEVMRPLYERLTSIVLDLTGKHADEESVKLCVMSVMGQCLFYHHARSVVLRLYPQEFGPAEIERLADHICRFSVQAIRGFQE, translated from the coding sequence ATGAACAAAATAGCGGAAAGAAGCCTGGACACTCGGAGCCGGTTGCTCCAAGCTGCCGGTGAGGTATTTGCTAGTCATGGATTTCGGGCCGCCACCGTACGTGAAATTTCTCGCCGTGCAGATGCAAACATTGCCGCAGTCAATTATCATTTCGGGAATAAAAAAAGGCTCTATTCCGCAGTCTTACATCATACGCTCAGGTCTGCCATCGAAAAATACCCCCCTGATTTTGGCTTGGATGAGAATTCTACGCCCGAGCAGCGTCTCCATGCTTTCATCCGCTCATTACTCTTCCGGCTCCTGGACAAGGGCCGTCCCGCCTGGCACGGAAGATTGATGGCTCGAGAAATAGCCGAGCCGACAAGCGCACTTGATCAATTAGTAGTAGAAGTGATGAGGCCCCTTTACGAACGACTCACTTCCATAGTGCTGGACCTTACCGGTAAGCATGCCGATGAGGAATCAGTAAAGCTTTGCGTAATGAGTGTTATGGGGCAGTGTCTGTTTTATCACCATGCCCGGTCCGTTGTGTTAAGACTTTATCCTCAAGAGTTTGGCCCTGCAGAAATAGAGCGGCTGGCAGATCATATCTGCCGCTTTTCAGTGCAGGCCATAAGAGGCTTCCAGGAATGA
- a CDS encoding DUF3024 domain-containing protein, producing the protein MPLPVLVRNLVDKKVDGFCKKTVPPHVLHQVNLSFRIRGNSVTIFENRAPWHEGIKEWTSMKIAQFRYDEKSDKWRLYYPDRNERWREYRGMEPTKNIDKILAKIDEDPTGIFWG; encoded by the coding sequence ATGCCGCTGCCGGTCTTGGTAAGAAACCTTGTCGACAAAAAAGTAGATGGGTTCTGCAAAAAAACGGTTCCACCCCATGTGCTGCACCAGGTAAATCTTTCCTTCAGAATAAGGGGCAACAGTGTCACTATCTTTGAAAATCGGGCGCCGTGGCACGAAGGTATTAAGGAATGGACATCCATGAAGATCGCGCAATTCCGGTATGATGAAAAGAGCGACAAGTGGAGGCTTTATTATCCTGACCGGAATGAAAGATGGCGGGAATATCGGGGTATGGAACCAACAAAAAATATAGACAAAATATTAGCTAAAATAGATGAGGACCCTACAGGGATTTTCTGGGGTTAG
- a CDS encoding nucleotidyltransferase: MDFETVLEKVLTAFEKAGIRYALMGGFALGIWGVHRATVDVDFLIDRDDLEKAHRIMSDLTYQRLHHTENVSQYASPLNIFGEVDFLHAFRSASRRMLERSEEKKICGGKLTIRVLIPEDLVGLKVQAMVNDNSRWTSDLADIEGIMALHKAELDWSIIEEYFALFGLEEMGQELRRRYCGT; the protein is encoded by the coding sequence ATGGATTTTGAAACGGTTTTAGAAAAGGTTTTGACGGCATTTGAAAAAGCCGGTATTCGCTATGCCTTGATGGGTGGGTTTGCCCTCGGTATCTGGGGCGTTCACCGCGCCACAGTGGATGTGGATTTCTTAATCGACAGGGATGACCTGGAGAAGGCCCACAGGATTATGTCTGACTTGACGTATCAACGTCTCCATCACACAGAAAACGTCTCTCAATATGCATCACCCCTAAATATCTTTGGCGAGGTGGACTTCCTTCATGCCTTCCGTTCGGCATCGCGGCGGATGCTCGAACGGTCTGAAGAGAAAAAGATATGCGGCGGAAAGCTGACTATAAGGGTCTTAATACCCGAAGATTTGGTTGGATTAAAAGTACAGGCCATGGTAAATGACAATTCAAGATGGACGAGCGATCTTGCTGATATTGAGGGAATAATGGCTTTACACAAGGCGGAGTTAGACTGGTCAATTATTGAGGAGTATTTTGCCTTGTTTGGTCTGGAGGAGATGGGACAAGAGTTAAGGAGAAGATACTGTGGCACTTGA
- a CDS encoding ribbon-helix-helix protein, CopG family, producing the protein MSALTKRATIYLDPMLHKALRLKAAETSRSMSELVNRAVRLSLAEDAEDLAAFEERAGEPLVAFEDLLKDLKKHGRI; encoded by the coding sequence ATGTCTGCATTGACAAAAAGGGCGACGATTTATTTGGACCCTATGTTGCACAAGGCCTTGCGTCTGAAGGCGGCGGAGACATCCCGGTCTATGTCCGAGCTGGTCAACCGTGCCGTGCGCCTTTCCCTGGCAGAGGATGCAGAAGACCTCGCTGCCTTTGAAGAGCGGGCAGGCGAGCCGCTGGTTGCCTTCGAAGACCTGCTGAAAGACCTTAAGAAGCATGGCCGGATATAA
- a CDS encoding MBL fold metallo-hydrolase: MIRFCVLASGSKGNCTYLESQGARFLVDAGLSATEITRRLNAIGVSPDSLSGVIVTHEHNDHIRGVGVISRRFALPVYMTSATYRAAARYLGRIKEVCTVESGRSFTIDSITVHPFSIPHDAADPIGLCVSNARVKLGISTDMGMVTHLASNELKGCHALIMEANHDPEMLEYGPYPWHLKQRIKGRLGHLSNYQTCQLLEEILHPGLQHIVLAHLSQVNNHPEKAYQTVKNFLKQSSATTGLSLSWQDRIGKLVEIS; this comes from the coding sequence GTGATCCGATTTTGTGTACTGGCCAGTGGCAGTAAGGGAAATTGTACGTATCTGGAATCTCAGGGGGCGCGCTTCCTGGTCGATGCGGGATTAAGCGCAACGGAAATCACGAGGCGCTTAAATGCTATCGGGGTTTCTCCGGATTCTCTGAGCGGTGTCATAGTCACCCATGAACATAATGATCATATCCGCGGGGTCGGTGTTATCTCGCGCCGTTTTGCCCTGCCCGTTTATATGACATCTGCTACCTATCGGGCGGCGGCCAGATATCTGGGCCGTATAAAAGAGGTATGCACTGTCGAAAGCGGCCGCTCTTTCACTATCGATAGTATTACCGTTCACCCCTTTTCTATCCCTCATGATGCCGCTGATCCGATCGGCCTTTGCGTCAGTAACGCCCGGGTTAAGCTGGGCATCTCCACGGACATGGGGATGGTTACACACCTTGCTTCTAATGAACTAAAGGGATGCCATGCTTTGATTATGGAGGCCAATCATGACCCGGAGATGCTGGAATACGGTCCTTATCCGTGGCATCTGAAACAGAGAATAAAGGGACGATTAGGCCATTTATCAAATTATCAGACCTGCCAGTTACTGGAAGAGATACTCCATCCCGGATTGCAGCACATAGTACTGGCCCATTTGAGCCAGGTGAATAATCACCCGGAGAAGGCCTATCAAACCGTCAAAAATTTCCTTAAACAGTCTTCGGCTACCACCGGTCTTTCGCTATCCTGGCAGGATCGGATAGGGAAGTTGGTGGAGATAAGCTAA
- a CDS encoding OmpA family protein, translating to MKKVMIFFCSIVIGIFYFCNCYAEEGFQVLAPARAVKLSYQVIGENKVLVSALDAEDNPVEGLNAEDFVVQRGRKKARILSAEPLETRKDVGLNVVLVVDNSFSMKERHAVQPLLSALEEFLRIARPIDDIQVVVFDDAHTIRVKERNLHVKTFRSNDVSRLRNFFRESFDRGLTNQTFLYEGMAAGLDLIQKMPEKGNKFLVVFSDGEDLNSILDRKAVEAAARGVVNLAAYSIDYMPVTAPDPFLKSFAEAHGGKIWKAVSATELLPIFQSFSTTLFHRYVVTYRFLNPPQGTLSLEPADLNFDMFTMTDGSPVLNHVFFEAGKSEIPGKYVLLKDRTQTQTFDEKTLKSAPERYYHLLNIVGRRLTQTPMARVRIVGCNSDTGVEKNNLDLSSRRAEAVRTYLYNVWGVDPLRMKVETRNLPAQATAMDVLGGRAENQRVEIIYDLPTMQADAVNEFIVRTRGIDEIKIRPQIAAEYGIADWELTLLGDNEPIKTIRGTGDLKPLYTFPLDELGRAKLAAFGNLESRIKVTDVYGDTHETTAGPCPVRVSREKVIHELVPPPYGSLNTEPDKITIEEVTTVDSSPLLNYVYFETGEGVIPGRYVLFTDKAGTGAFKESELEGTMDKYHHILNVIGKRMTGHPEARIKIVGCNAHYGVERGKLNLSRQRAGAVQSYLKDIWGIDPTRMDIETRSLPAMASTNRVNEGRAENQRAEIYSDSPAIADTIKSTYMEAVSDAKDIRLLPQIQAGYGVAHWDIEIMGDDAVIRSVDGEGEPAPAYAFDLKDLDLRKIGAYKNLSVRMEVIDEKGQSYKTVSAPSSVTFIRREEQVAQKTGHKVLEKYALILFDFDRADIKEQNKAVLNQIIGRIKQLPAAGVKIVGHTDIIGKEDYNLRLSERRARAVYDQILAGGITADDRITYAGVGPHDPLYDNGRPEGRALNRTVTVYLEYEVRE from the coding sequence ATGAAAAAGGTAATGATCTTCTTTTGCTCAATAGTCATCGGCATTTTTTATTTTTGTAACTGTTATGCTGAGGAAGGCTTTCAGGTCCTGGCCCCGGCCCGCGCCGTTAAGCTGTCTTATCAGGTTATAGGCGAAAACAAGGTGCTGGTTTCGGCCCTGGATGCTGAAGATAATCCTGTTGAGGGACTGAATGCCGAAGATTTTGTAGTGCAAAGGGGGCGAAAAAAAGCCAGGATATTATCGGCGGAGCCCCTTGAAACCAGAAAGGATGTAGGACTGAACGTGGTTCTGGTTGTAGATAATTCCTTTTCCATGAAAGAGCGCCATGCCGTGCAGCCGCTCCTCTCGGCCCTGGAAGAATTCCTCAGGATAGCGCGGCCCATCGACGATATTCAGGTGGTGGTCTTTGATGACGCGCATACCATAAGGGTCAAAGAACGCAACCTGCACGTCAAGACCTTTCGTTCCAACGATGTCTCAAGGCTCAGGAACTTTTTCCGGGAAAGCTTTGATCGCGGATTAACCAATCAGACCTTCCTCTACGAAGGCATGGCGGCCGGGCTGGATTTAATCCAAAAGATGCCGGAAAAGGGCAATAAGTTTCTCGTGGTCTTCTCGGATGGCGAGGATCTCAACAGCATCCTGGACCGTAAGGCGGTGGAGGCCGCGGCCAGGGGGGTAGTGAATCTCGCGGCCTATTCCATAGACTATATGCCGGTGACGGCTCCGGACCCCTTCCTTAAATCGTTTGCCGAGGCCCACGGAGGCAAGATATGGAAGGCTGTTTCCGCCACTGAACTTCTGCCCATTTTCCAGTCCTTTTCTACGACCCTGTTTCATCGCTACGTAGTTACGTATCGTTTTCTCAATCCTCCGCAGGGAACCTTGTCCCTGGAGCCTGCGGATTTAAATTTTGACATGTTTACCATGACCGACGGCTCGCCGGTATTGAATCATGTATTCTTTGAGGCCGGCAAAAGTGAGATTCCCGGAAAGTATGTCCTGCTGAAGGACAGGACGCAGACGCAGACCTTCGATGAAAAGACCCTGAAATCTGCGCCGGAGCGGTATTACCACCTGCTCAATATCGTGGGCAGACGCCTGACCCAAACTCCTATGGCCCGGGTACGTATCGTAGGCTGTAACTCAGACACCGGTGTAGAGAAGAATAACCTTGATCTTTCGAGCCGCCGGGCCGAGGCGGTAAGGACCTATCTTTATAATGTCTGGGGGGTGGATCCCCTGCGCATGAAGGTGGAGACCCGCAATCTGCCGGCGCAGGCCACGGCTATGGATGTATTAGGCGGACGGGCGGAAAATCAGCGGGTAGAAATTATATACGATCTGCCGACTATGCAGGCGGACGCGGTAAATGAATTTATAGTCAGGACGAGGGGCATAGATGAGATAAAAATCCGGCCGCAGATAGCGGCCGAATATGGCATTGCCGATTGGGAACTCACCCTCCTCGGCGATAATGAACCTATAAAGACCATAAGGGGCACAGGTGACCTAAAACCGTTATATACGTTTCCTCTGGACGAACTGGGCCGGGCAAAGCTGGCTGCTTTCGGTAACCTTGAGTCCCGTATCAAAGTAACCGACGTCTATGGTGATACCCATGAAACCACCGCGGGTCCTTGTCCGGTCCGGGTTTCCAGGGAAAAAGTGATACATGAGCTTGTGCCCCCGCCTTATGGATCGCTGAACACGGAGCCGGATAAGATAACCATCGAGGAAGTAACCACGGTCGACAGCTCTCCATTGCTTAATTATGTATATTTTGAGACAGGCGAAGGTGTAATCCCCGGGCGGTATGTCCTTTTCACAGATAAGGCAGGGACCGGGGCCTTTAAAGAGAGTGAATTGGAAGGCACGATGGATAAGTATCATCATATCCTGAATGTCATAGGGAAACGCATGACCGGGCATCCGGAGGCCCGTATAAAAATTGTCGGCTGTAACGCGCATTATGGCGTGGAGCGGGGTAAACTTAACCTCTCCCGGCAGAGGGCCGGGGCCGTACAGTCTTATTTAAAGGATATATGGGGCATAGACCCAACCCGGATGGATATTGAGACCCGCAGTCTGCCGGCCATGGCCAGTACCAACCGGGTAAACGAGGGGAGGGCCGAAAACCAGCGCGCAGAGATATATTCTGATTCCCCGGCCATAGCTGACACCATAAAAAGCACATATATGGAGGCGGTGAGCGACGCCAAAGATATCCGACTCTTACCACAGATCCAGGCCGGGTATGGCGTAGCGCATTGGGATATAGAGATAATGGGTGATGACGCCGTAATCCGGTCTGTAGATGGCGAGGGAGAACCTGCGCCGGCCTACGCCTTCGATCTGAAAGACCTTGATCTCCGCAAGATCGGCGCCTACAAAAATCTCAGCGTTCGCATGGAGGTCATAGACGAAAAAGGGCAGAGCTACAAGACCGTTTCCGCGCCTTCTTCTGTTACGTTCATAAGGCGCGAGGAACAGGTTGCCCAGAAGACGGGCCATAAGGTGCTGGAAAAATATGCGCTTATACTCTTTGACTTTGATCGCGCGGATATAAAGGAACAGAATAAGGCCGTCCTGAATCAGATAATCGGAAGGATAAAACAACTCCCGGCTGCCGGGGTGAAGATCGTCGGCCATACGGATATTATAGGCAAAGAAGATTACAACCTGAGGCTGTCAGAGAGGCGGGCCAGGGCTGTTTACGATCAGATACTGGCCGGAGGGATTACGGCAGATGATAGAATCACCTATGCGGGCGTAGGCCCCCATGATCCCCTTTATGATAACGGCCGGCCGGAGGGCCGGGCCCTCAACCGGACGGTGACTGTTTACCTGGAGTATGAGGTAAGAGAATAG
- a CDS encoding integration host factor subunit beta, producing the protein MNKSDLVAALSKETALTKQVAEEVIDTVFEAMSQALVAGEGIEIRGLGSFVVKDYKPYTGRNPKTGRNIDVSAKKLPFFKAGKELKERVNSKKP; encoded by the coding sequence ATGAACAAGTCAGATTTAGTAGCGGCCCTGAGCAAAGAGACTGCCCTGACCAAGCAGGTAGCCGAAGAAGTAATTGACACTGTCTTTGAGGCCATGAGTCAGGCGTTGGTGGCCGGCGAGGGTATTGAGATAAGGGGACTGGGTAGTTTTGTAGTAAAGGACTACAAACCCTACACAGGCCGTAACCCCAAAACAGGCCGGAATATCGACGTATCTGCCAAAAAACTTCCATTCTTTAAGGCGGGTAAGGAATTAAAAGAACGGGTCAATTCCAAAAAGCCATAA
- the nadC gene encoding carboxylating nicotinate-nucleotide diphosphorylase, with protein MDISTSVKFLIEQALAEDIGTGDLTTEALIDPELQGQATIVAKQDFLVAGLEVAGQVFRTLNPVIEFKALLKDGGRVASGEVLAEVYGPVADLLRGERVALNFLQHLSGIATHTHKFVEAVAGLPVKILDTRKTTPGLRLLEKYAVRMGGGHNHRFGLYDAILIKDNHLSAVNSLAGAIRRAKDYAPHVAKVEIEVSSIDQLKEALKAEAGAILLDNMDIPTLKEAVALAGGKAILEASGGVNLKNVREIAETGVDLISIGALTHSAPACDISMRLSILLPHTPGKQSPSG; from the coding sequence ATGGATATATCTACATCGGTAAAATTTCTTATCGAACAGGCCCTGGCTGAGGATATTGGGACGGGGGATCTGACCACGGAGGCCCTGATCGATCCTGAACTCCAGGGACAGGCCACCATCGTAGCCAAACAGGACTTCCTGGTCGCCGGGCTTGAAGTCGCCGGGCAGGTCTTTCGTACGCTGAATCCCGTTATTGAATTTAAAGCCCTCCTCAAAGACGGGGGGCGCGTTGCGTCCGGGGAAGTACTGGCCGAGGTTTACGGGCCGGTCGCTGATTTACTCAGAGGCGAGAGGGTAGCCCTTAATTTCTTGCAGCATCTTTCGGGTATCGCCACCCACACCCATAAATTCGTTGAGGCCGTGGCCGGGTTGCCGGTTAAGATATTAGACACCCGGAAGACCACCCCCGGCCTGCGCCTTCTGGAAAAGTACGCCGTCCGGATGGGAGGCGGCCATAATCACCGTTTTGGCCTCTATGACGCCATTTTAATCAAAGATAATCATCTATCCGCCGTTAACTCACTGGCCGGGGCAATCCGGCGGGCCAAGGACTATGCCCCGCATGTAGCAAAAGTTGAGATAGAAGTCAGCAGCATAGACCAGCTTAAGGAGGCCCTGAAAGCCGAGGCCGGGGCTATTCTCCTGGACAACATGGACATCCCGACCCTGAAAGAGGCCGTGGCCCTGGCCGGAGGAAAGGCCATCCTTGAAGCCTCCGGCGGGGTAAATTTAAAGAACGTGCGGGAAATAGCAGAGACCGGTGTGGACTTAATCTCCATCGGGGCACTTACCCACTCGGCTCCGGCCTGCGATATAAGCATGAGGCTGTCTATTCTCTTACCTCATACTCCAGGTAAACAGTCACCGTCCGGTTGA